The following proteins come from a genomic window of Flavobacterium crocinum:
- a CDS encoding SCO family protein — MKSLLYKYRKFFIVLIVFSVVTISLFYSALKPKKTLPIYNPADVNPELVDSTVQYKSKYHTIADFSFVNQNGDTITQKNYEGKIYVADFFFTTCGSICPKMSTNLVDVQKAVLNNPKVMLLSHTVFPEVDSVSVLKAYAIKYGVVDSKWNLVTGDKKEIYKMARKSYLAVKLGRPNQLYDMVHTENFVLVDQKRRVRGFYDGTNKEDIKRLLEDIEFLSKE; from the coding sequence ATGAAATCGCTTTTATACAAATACCGCAAATTCTTTATTGTTTTAATAGTATTTTCGGTAGTTACGATATCTTTGTTTTACTCTGCTTTAAAACCTAAAAAGACTTTACCAATTTACAATCCGGCCGATGTAAATCCTGAGTTAGTAGACAGTACAGTTCAATATAAAAGTAAATACCACACTATTGCCGATTTCTCTTTTGTAAACCAAAACGGCGATACGATTACACAGAAAAACTACGAAGGCAAAATCTATGTTGCCGATTTCTTCTTTACAACTTGTGGATCCATCTGTCCAAAAATGTCAACCAATCTGGTAGACGTTCAAAAAGCAGTTTTAAACAATCCGAAAGTAATGCTGCTTTCTCATACTGTTTTTCCTGAAGTTGACAGTGTATCTGTTCTAAAAGCCTATGCTATAAAATACGGAGTTGTAGACAGCAAATGGAATTTAGTTACAGGCGATAAAAAAGAAATCTACAAAATGGCCAGAAAATCGTATTTGGCAGTTAAATTAGGAAGACCAAATCAGCTTTATGACATGGTTCATACCGAGAATTTTGTTTTAGTTGATCAAAAAAGACGCGTCCGCGGTTTTTATGACGGAACAAATAAAGAAGACATAAAACGTCTTTTAGAAGACATCGAATTCTTATCAAAAGAGTAA
- a CDS encoding HD domain-containing protein produces the protein MNTSELINKTIAFVKEKLNDAEGGHDWFHIERVYKNALLIAKDTECDTTVVELGALLHDIADSKFHNGDETIGPKTARAFLKTENVSEEIITHVVNIIENISYKGGNFERKFSSVELDIVQDADRLDAIGAIGVARAFNYGGFKNRALYNPEIEPVTNMTKEEYKKNNAPTINHFYEKLLLLKDKMNTPKGKEIAAERHRFMESFLAQFYAEWEGVK, from the coding sequence ATGAATACTTCTGAACTTATAAATAAAACTATAGCTTTTGTAAAGGAAAAACTGAACGACGCCGAAGGCGGACACGACTGGTTTCACATTGAACGTGTTTACAAAAACGCTCTCCTGATTGCAAAAGATACAGAATGTGATACCACAGTTGTAGAATTAGGAGCATTATTACATGATATAGCAGATAGTAAATTTCATAATGGAGATGAAACTATCGGCCCAAAAACAGCAAGAGCGTTTTTAAAGACAGAAAACGTTTCTGAGGAGATAATTACTCATGTTGTCAATATCATTGAAAATATCTCTTATAAAGGCGGAAATTTCGAAAGAAAGTTCTCTTCTGTCGAATTGGATATTGTACAGGATGCCGATCGATTGGATGCTATTGGTGCAATTGGAGTGGCAAGAGCTTTCAATTACGGCGGATTTAAGAACCGTGCTTTATACAATCCTGAAATCGAACCCGTGACCAATATGACAAAAGAAGAATACAAAAAGAATAATGCTCCAACGATTAATCATTTCTACGAAAAACTTTTACTTTTGAAAGACAAAATGAATACTCCAAAAGGAAAAGAAATCGCTGCAGAAAGACATCGTTTTATGGAATCTTTTCTGGCGCAGTTTTATGCAGAGTGGGAAGGAGTGAAGTAA
- a CDS encoding FeoB-associated Cys-rich membrane protein: MIQEIIAFAILGLAVAFLIKKYFFKSKKKKDCGNGTDCGCS; this comes from the coding sequence ATGATTCAGGAAATAATAGCCTTTGCCATACTTGGATTAGCTGTCGCTTTTTTGATTAAAAAATATTTTTTTAAATCGAAAAAGAAAAAAGACTGCGGCAATGGAACTGATTGCGGTTGTAGTTAG
- a CDS encoding M13 family metallopeptidase, whose translation MKKQLAKPVFGVISAMFSLTAVQAQNAPKEPGINVSYMDPKVSPSQDFFKYVNGTWLDKTEIPSDRTTWGSFNELIKRTDKDVMTVLKDAAKNPKYKSNTDQGKAVNLFNTYLDTIGRDKRGIEPLKPYLKKIDAIKNVADLQKYLIDMEKEGGSGFFGIYIGADDKDSSKNSVNLAPSGLGLPDKDYYTSDDKDSKEKRAKYELHIARMLQFIGESPEKAKQSAAEILALETELSEPRLNRVERRDSRLQYNPMTLAEIQKLTPAIKWNDYFAGLGITKLETVIVSEPKYMKALQTVFTENKVGAWKEYLKWDLLNGASGQLSTALSDARFDFYSKTLRGAIKQLPAEERALDIVNGTIGEALGKLYVEKLFPIEAKEKAQKMIQNVILAYKNRINALTWMSPETKVKAIEKLNKITIKIGYPDKWKDYSALTMKSVAEGGTYFENMKNLSKWGFNESIAKLSKPVDKTEWGMSPQTVNAYYNPSYNEIVFPAAILQPPFYNYQADEAVNYGGIGAVIGHEISHGFDDSGARYNAEGNLVDWWTENDLKQFTALGTDLANQYSALEPLPGVHVDGHFTLGENIGDLGGINAAFDGLQLYLKQNGNPGLIDGFTPEQRFFISWATVWRTKSRDEAIKNQVKTDPHSPGMYRAYVPIQNVDAFYKAFDIKKGDKMYVEPEKRVKIW comes from the coding sequence ATGAAAAAACAATTAGCTAAACCGGTGTTTGGTGTGATATCTGCAATGTTTTCTTTAACGGCAGTTCAGGCACAAAATGCACCAAAAGAACCGGGTATCAATGTATCTTACATGGATCCGAAAGTGAGTCCAAGTCAGGATTTTTTCAAATATGTAAACGGAACCTGGTTAGATAAAACAGAAATTCCAAGTGACCGTACAACCTGGGGAAGTTTTAATGAGCTGATCAAAAGAACGGACAAAGATGTAATGACTGTTCTAAAAGACGCTGCAAAAAATCCGAAATACAAATCGAATACTGATCAGGGGAAAGCCGTAAATTTATTTAATACCTATCTGGATACAATAGGAAGAGATAAAAGAGGAATAGAACCACTAAAACCGTATTTGAAAAAAATCGATGCCATTAAAAATGTTGCTGATTTACAGAAATATTTAATTGACATGGAGAAAGAAGGAGGTTCCGGGTTTTTTGGAATTTATATTGGAGCTGATGATAAAGACAGTTCTAAAAATTCTGTAAACCTTGCACCAAGCGGACTTGGTCTTCCGGACAAAGATTACTATACTTCTGATGATAAGGACTCTAAAGAAAAACGCGCGAAATATGAATTGCATATCGCAAGAATGCTTCAGTTTATTGGAGAATCTCCTGAAAAAGCAAAACAAAGCGCAGCAGAGATTCTTGCGCTGGAAACAGAATTGTCTGAACCTAGATTAAATAGAGTTGAGAGAAGAGACAGCCGTTTACAATACAATCCAATGACACTTGCTGAGATTCAAAAGTTGACTCCGGCTATTAAATGGAATGACTATTTTGCTGGTTTAGGAATTACAAAATTAGAAACCGTAATTGTTTCAGAACCTAAATATATGAAAGCCTTGCAGACCGTGTTTACTGAAAACAAAGTAGGAGCGTGGAAAGAATATCTCAAATGGGATTTATTAAATGGAGCTTCCGGACAATTATCAACAGCGCTTAGTGATGCACGTTTTGATTTTTACAGTAAAACATTGAGAGGCGCAATTAAACAACTTCCTGCTGAAGAAAGAGCGTTAGATATTGTAAACGGAACTATTGGTGAAGCTCTTGGAAAATTATATGTAGAAAAATTATTCCCTATTGAAGCAAAAGAAAAGGCGCAGAAAATGATTCAGAATGTGATTTTGGCTTACAAAAACAGAATCAATGCTTTGACTTGGATGTCTCCGGAAACAAAAGTAAAAGCGATTGAGAAATTAAACAAAATCACAATCAAAATCGGATATCCTGATAAGTGGAAAGATTATTCTGCTCTGACAATGAAAAGTGTTGCTGAAGGCGGAACTTATTTTGAGAATATGAAGAATTTATCAAAATGGGGTTTCAATGAAAGCATCGCTAAATTGAGCAAACCGGTTGATAAAACAGAATGGGGAATGTCACCACAAACTGTAAATGCTTATTACAATCCTTCCTATAACGAAATTGTATTCCCTGCTGCGATTTTACAACCGCCTTTCTACAATTATCAGGCAGACGAAGCTGTTAATTATGGTGGAATTGGGGCAGTAATCGGACATGAGATCTCTCACGGATTTGATGATTCCGGAGCTCGTTATAATGCAGAAGGAAACTTAGTAGACTGGTGGACAGAAAATGATTTAAAACAATTTACTGCTTTAGGAACTGACTTGGCAAATCAATACAGCGCTCTTGAACCATTACCGGGAGTTCACGTTGACGGTCATTTTACTTTAGGAGAAAATATTGGAGATTTAGGTGGAATTAATGCTGCTTTTGACGGATTACAATTGTATTTAAAACAAAATGGAAATCCAGGTTTAATTGACGGATTTACACCAGAACAACGTTTCTTTATTTCATGGGCTACAGTTTGGAGAACAAAATCAAGAGACGAAGCAATCAAAAATCAGGTAAAAACAGATCCGCACTCTCCGGGTATGTACAGAGCTTATGTTCCAATTCAAAATGTGGATGCTTTCTACAAAGCTTTCGATATTAAAAAAGGAGACAAAATGTATGTAGAACCGGAAAAACGAGTTAAAATCTGGTAA
- a CDS encoding acyl-ACP desaturase, whose translation MSIKNIRLEVMQFLEKNVDSFVEQYLIPVEKIWQPSDFLPDSQGENFFEEVKELREIAKELPYDFWVTLVGDTITEEALPTYESWLMDVEGIDQQEGSQGNGWAKWVKQWTGEENRHGDLLNKYLYLSGRVNMREIEMTTQHLINDGFDIGTGTDPYKNFVYTSFQELATYVSHNRVAQIAKKFGDNKLSKMCKMIAGDEMRHHHAYSEFVTRIFQVDPSEMMLAFQYMMKQKIVMPAHFLRESGQKISTAFEQFSDSAQRIGVYTATDYVEIMQKLINKWEIDKISNLTDEAEKARDYLMKLPARMARISERIVIPQESHIFKWVEPARL comes from the coding sequence ATGTCTATAAAAAACATTAGATTAGAAGTAATGCAGTTTTTGGAAAAAAACGTGGATAGCTTCGTTGAACAGTATTTAATCCCGGTGGAAAAAATTTGGCAGCCGTCTGATTTTTTACCAGATTCTCAAGGAGAAAACTTCTTTGAAGAGGTAAAAGAATTGCGTGAAATTGCTAAAGAACTTCCATACGATTTCTGGGTTACGCTTGTTGGTGACACAATCACTGAGGAAGCATTGCCTACATATGAATCTTGGTTGATGGATGTAGAAGGAATAGATCAGCAAGAAGGAAGTCAAGGAAACGGCTGGGCTAAGTGGGTAAAACAATGGACTGGAGAAGAAAACCGCCACGGAGATCTTTTAAATAAATACTTGTATTTGTCTGGTCGTGTAAACATGCGTGAAATCGAAATGACAACACAGCATTTGATCAACGACGGTTTTGATATTGGAACTGGAACTGACCCATACAAAAACTTTGTATACACTAGTTTTCAGGAGTTAGCAACTTATGTTTCGCACAATAGAGTAGCGCAGATAGCTAAGAAATTTGGCGATAACAAATTGTCTAAAATGTGTAAAATGATTGCAGGTGATGAAATGCGTCACCACCATGCATACAGCGAATTTGTAACTAGAATTTTCCAGGTTGATCCAAGCGAAATGATGTTGGCTTTTCAATACATGATGAAGCAGAAAATTGTTATGCCAGCTCACTTTTTGAGAGAATCAGGACAAAAAATCAGCACTGCTTTTGAACAGTTTTCAGATTCTGCACAAAGAATTGGTGTATATACAGCAACAGATTACGTTGAAATCATGCAGAAATTAATCAACAAATGGGAAATTGATAAAATTTCTAATTTGACTGATGAAGCTGAAAAAGCACGTGATTATTTAATGAAACTTCCGGCACGTATGGCTAGAATTTCTGAAAGAATTGTTATTCCACAAGAATCACATATCTTTAAATGGGTAGAACCGGCAAGACTTTAA
- a CDS encoding M13 family metallopeptidase yields the protein MIKKLSKPMFCVVSAMFSVAAVQAQNTKPKEPGINVSYMDPKVSASQDFFRYVNGTWLDQTEIPSDRNSWGSFNELRQKTDNDALAILKAASKDTKYKSNTDQGKAIALFNTILDTVGRNKRGVTPLQPYLKKIDAIKNVSDLQNYITEMQFAGGSGFFGVYVGADAKNSNKNAVTLSPGTLGLSDKDYYNSDDKDSKEKREKYELHVARMMQFIGESPAKAKESAKQILALETEMSAPRLDRVERRDRRKQYNPTAVADLKKNTPSIQWEKYFTGIGMAKLDTVNVAQPRYMIALEKTFTEKKVEAWKEYLKWSLLNKSASTLSTDIENANFDFYGKTLTGALKQRPREEVALQVINGATGEALGKLYVEKLFPAEAKAKAKDMIANVMLAYENRINALPWMSQETKIKAIEKLKKLTVKIGYPDKWKDYSKLELKNVNEGGTYFDNMKNLSKWAYSENLAKLGKPVDKTEWGMSPQTVNAYFNPSYNEIVFPAAILQPPFYNYQADEAVNYGGIGAVIGHEISHGFDDSGARYNADGNLVDWWTADDLKQFTALGGDLAAQYSALEPLPGIFVDGKFTLGENIGDLGGTNAAYDGLQLYLKKHGNPGLIDGFTPEQRFFISWATVWRTKSRDEAIKSQVKTDPHSPGMYRAVVPIKNLDSFYDAFGIKKGDPMYLEPEKRVKIW from the coding sequence ATGATTAAAAAGCTTTCTAAACCGATGTTTTGTGTGGTTTCTGCAATGTTTTCAGTAGCAGCAGTACAAGCACAAAATACAAAACCAAAGGAGCCGGGAATAAATGTTTCCTATATGGATCCTAAAGTTAGTGCAAGTCAGGATTTTTTCCGTTATGTAAATGGTACCTGGTTAGATCAAACGGAGATTCCAAGCGACCGTAATTCCTGGGGGAGTTTTAATGAACTCCGTCAAAAGACAGATAATGATGCACTTGCTATTTTAAAAGCAGCGTCAAAAGACACAAAGTATAAATCCAATACTGATCAGGGAAAAGCAATTGCTTTGTTTAATACTATTTTGGATACTGTTGGAAGAAATAAAAGAGGCGTTACACCGCTTCAGCCTTATTTGAAGAAAATTGATGCCATTAAAAATGTCTCAGATCTTCAAAATTACATTACTGAAATGCAGTTTGCAGGCGGATCTGGTTTCTTCGGAGTATATGTTGGAGCTGATGCTAAAAACAGTAATAAAAATGCTGTGACTTTAAGTCCTGGTACTTTAGGATTGTCAGATAAAGATTATTACAATTCTGATGATAAAGATTCTAAAGAGAAACGTGAAAAATATGAACTGCATGTTGCACGTATGATGCAGTTTATTGGAGAATCTCCTGCGAAAGCGAAAGAAAGTGCTAAACAGATTTTAGCTTTAGAAACTGAAATGTCTGCACCAAGACTGGATCGTGTAGAGAGAAGAGACAGAAGAAAACAATACAACCCAACTGCTGTTGCCGATTTGAAAAAGAATACACCATCTATTCAATGGGAGAAATATTTCACTGGAATCGGAATGGCAAAATTAGACACTGTAAATGTAGCGCAGCCGCGTTATATGATTGCTCTGGAAAAAACTTTTACAGAAAAGAAAGTAGAAGCCTGGAAAGAATATTTAAAATGGTCTTTATTGAATAAATCTGCTTCGACTTTGAGTACAGATATCGAAAATGCCAATTTTGATTTCTACGGAAAAACATTAACTGGAGCTTTAAAACAACGTCCGCGTGAAGAAGTAGCTTTACAGGTAATCAACGGAGCAACCGGAGAAGCTTTAGGGAAACTGTATGTAGAAAAATTATTTCCTGCTGAAGCAAAAGCAAAGGCAAAAGATATGATTGCGAATGTAATGCTGGCTTACGAAAACAGAATCAATGCTTTACCTTGGATGTCTCAGGAAACGAAAATAAAGGCAATTGAAAAACTGAAAAAGCTGACAGTTAAGATTGGATATCCGGATAAATGGAAAGATTATTCAAAATTGGAACTTAAAAATGTAAACGAAGGCGGTACTTATTTTGATAACATGAAAAATTTATCAAAATGGGCTTATTCTGAAAACTTAGCAAAATTGGGTAAACCAGTTGATAAAACAGAATGGGGAATGTCACCTCAAACTGTAAATGCTTATTTCAATCCATCTTACAACGAAATTGTATTTCCTGCAGCAATTCTACAACCGCCATTTTATAATTACCAGGCAGATGAAGCAGTAAATTATGGTGGAATTGGAGCAGTAATTGGTCACGAAATCTCTCACGGATTTGATGATTCAGGAGCGCGTTACAATGCTGACGGAAATTTAGTAGACTGGTGGACTGCTGATGATTTAAAACAATTTACAGCTCTTGGCGGTGATCTTGCAGCACAATACAGTGCATTGGAACCTCTTCCCGGAATTTTTGTTGATGGTAAATTTACTTTAGGTGAGAATATCGGAGATTTAGGAGGTACAAATGCGGCTTATGATGGTTTGCAATTGTATTTGAAAAAACACGGAAATCCAGGCTTAATTGACGGCTTTACTCCGGAGCAACGTTTCTTTATTTCCTGGGCTACAGTTTGGAGAACAAAATCCCGTGACGAAGCCATTAAGAGTCAGGTTAAAACCGATCCGCATTCTCCGGGAATGTACAGAGCGGTTGTGCCAATTAAAAACTTAGATTCTTTTTATGATGCTTTTGGAATCAAAAAAGGAGATCCAATGTATTTGGAACCGGAAAAACGAGTTAAAATCTGGTAA
- a CDS encoding lysophospholipid acyltransferase family protein, translating into MEKIISYPISVIYYLLFGLCLVVFHPIQWICLNLFGYQAHKKSVDYLNFCLLKCTNLVGTRYTVTGVDTIPKGAPIIFVANHQSMYDIVAMIWYFRRFHCKFVSKKELGSGIPSVSYNLKYGGSVLIDRKDPKQAIPVIKGLSEYIEKNTRSAVIFPEGTRSKTGKPKEFAQSGLKILCKYAPSAYVVPVSINNSWKIVKYGMFPVGLGNHLTFTAHPALAVKDYKFEELMEITEKAVKEGINEYKQV; encoded by the coding sequence ATGGAAAAAATTATTTCTTATCCAATATCGGTAATTTATTATTTATTATTTGGTTTATGTTTGGTTGTTTTTCATCCAATTCAGTGGATTTGCTTAAATTTATTCGGATATCAGGCACATAAGAAAAGTGTTGATTATCTGAATTTCTGTCTTCTAAAATGTACAAATTTAGTAGGGACAAGATATACAGTGACAGGTGTAGACACAATTCCGAAAGGCGCTCCGATTATTTTTGTGGCAAATCATCAAAGTATGTACGATATCGTGGCAATGATTTGGTACTTTAGACGTTTTCATTGTAAATTTGTAAGTAAGAAGGAATTAGGAAGCGGAATTCCGAGTGTTTCTTATAATCTGAAATACGGAGGATCTGTCCTAATTGACCGCAAAGACCCTAAACAAGCGATACCAGTTATCAAAGGCTTGTCTGAATATATCGAAAAAAACACAAGATCTGCCGTTATTTTTCCGGAAGGAACAAGAAGCAAAACGGGTAAACCAAAAGAATTCGCTCAAAGCGGTTTGAAAATTTTATGCAAATATGCACCGTCTGCATATGTTGTACCAGTGAGTATTAATAATTCTTGGAAGATAGTTAAATACGGAATGTTTCCGGTTGGTTTAGGAAACCATTTGACATTTACAGCACATCCGGCGTTGGCTGTAAAAGACTATAAGTTTGAAGAATTAATGGAAATTACTGAAAAAGCAGTAAAAGAAGGAATAAATGAGTATAAACAGGTTTAA
- a CDS encoding FeoA family protein, translating to MQNTIHTLKKGEKAIIKDFDIDLIPLKLLEMGCLPGSVVELLQIAPLGDPLYLDINGSHVAIRIETAREIEVELIQNNL from the coding sequence TTGCAAAATACAATCCATACTCTGAAAAAAGGCGAGAAAGCCATTATCAAAGATTTTGATATCGATCTTATTCCACTGAAATTATTAGAAATGGGTTGTCTCCCTGGCAGCGTAGTTGAGTTACTGCAAATTGCTCCTCTTGGAGATCCATTGTATTTGGATATAAACGGTTCGCATGTGGCGATTCGTATCGAAACAGCTCGTGAAATTGAAGTTGAACTTATCCAAAACAATTTATAA
- the rnpA gene encoding ribonuclease P protein component — protein sequence MNFNYPKNERLKSKTTIGLLFSEGKSVSKYPLRLVYRQAEENSEEQTKVGVSVSKKYFKKAVDRNYFKRVLRETYRLNKHLLLDNLNQPYSIMLFYQTKDRLSYEEINTKTIQLFEKFTAQINKTPDSEPKTES from the coding sequence ATGAACTTCAATTACCCTAAAAACGAGCGTTTAAAAAGCAAAACCACAATTGGATTACTGTTTTCCGAAGGAAAATCGGTTTCTAAATATCCGCTTCGTTTGGTTTACCGTCAAGCGGAAGAAAATTCAGAAGAGCAGACTAAAGTCGGTGTTTCGGTTTCTAAGAAATATTTCAAGAAAGCCGTTGACCGCAATTACTTCAAAAGAGTTTTGAGAGAAACCTATCGTTTAAACAAACATTTGCTTTTGGATAATCTGAATCAACCGTATTCAATTATGCTTTTTTATCAGACCAAAGACCGTTTGTCTTACGAAGAAATCAATACCAAAACGATTCAGTTATTTGAGAAATTTACCGCTCAAATAAACAAAACACCGGATTCTGAACCGAAAACCGAATCGTAA
- a CDS encoding c-type cytochrome: MKKILFLSAVLAFASCKKEGSESKDQTTEAHSADESAKAKTPEALGKEIFEGRGNCTACHQPDQKVIGPSIKEIAKIYKDKKGDMVTFLKGNGEPIVDPSQFSVMQTNFAITKEMSDEELKAIETYIYSHLK; this comes from the coding sequence ATGAAAAAGATTTTATTCTTATCTGCTGTTTTAGCTTTTGCATCTTGTAAAAAAGAAGGTTCTGAAAGTAAAGACCAAACAACAGAAGCACATTCTGCCGACGAATCGGCGAAAGCCAAAACACCAGAAGCTTTAGGAAAAGAAATTTTTGAAGGAAGAGGAAATTGTACCGCATGCCATCAGCCGGATCAAAAAGTAATTGGGCCGAGTATCAAAGAAATTGCTAAGATTTATAAAGACAAAAAAGGTGATATGGTTACTTTCTTAAAAGGAAATGGAGAACCAATTGTTGATCCAAGTCAGTTTTCTGTAATGCAGACCAACTTTGCCATTACAAAAGAAATGTCTGATGAAGAATTAAAAGCAATTGAAACGTACATCTACAGTCATTTGAAATAA
- the feoB gene encoding ferrous iron transport protein B, with product MSVQNINVALIGNPNTGKTSVFNQLTGLNQQVGNYPGITVEKKMGFCKLPHNIKANILDLPGTYSLNASSMDESVVIELLLNKNDKLYPDVAVVVTDVENLKRNLLIYTQIKDLEIPTILVINMSDRMERKGITLDIPYLEDKLKTKIALVSSRKGLGIEELKELIVSYKTIPNEPCLNASVIDPEYFQNLQHAFPNQLMYKLWLVITQDVNFSNLDRNEIRNTFTKSHSELKRLQQKETIKRYQFINDVLKEGLKVDTSNATDIRAKLDRILTHKVWGYAIFFAILFLIFQSIFSWSTIPMDFIDSTFASLSSWVAEELPSGILTDLLSQGIIPGIGGVIIFIPQIAFLFLFISILEESGYMSRVVFLMDKIMRRFGLSGKSVVPLISGTACAIPAIMATRNIENWKERLITILVTPFTTCSARLPVYAIIISLVIPSKRVFGVLNVQGLTLMLLYVLGFFMAILSSYILNKVLKLESKTYFVVEMPSYKMPLLKNVGINVVEKTKAFIVGAGKIILAISVILWFLASYGPGKEFNDAENIVKERFANTTLDETQFENEVNSQKLENSYIGLMGRAIEPAIQPLGYDWKIGIALISSFAAREVFVGTLATIYSVGDTDNESTIKSKMQAEIRPDTGKKVFDFPTGISLLLFYAFAMQCASTLAITKKETNSWKWPAMQLGFMSALAYFSALIAYQLLK from the coding sequence ATGAGCGTTCAGAATATCAATGTTGCCCTTATCGGGAATCCAAATACCGGAAAAACTTCCGTTTTCAATCAGCTTACAGGTTTAAATCAACAAGTTGGAAATTATCCCGGAATTACCGTCGAGAAAAAAATGGGGTTTTGCAAACTTCCTCATAACATCAAAGCCAATATTCTGGATTTACCGGGAACTTACAGTTTGAATGCCAGTTCGATGGACGAAAGTGTTGTTATTGAACTTTTGTTAAACAAAAACGATAAATTGTATCCGGATGTTGCTGTTGTAGTAACGGATGTTGAGAACTTAAAAAGAAACTTATTGATTTATACCCAAATCAAAGACCTTGAAATTCCGACGATTTTAGTCATCAACATGTCTGATCGTATGGAAAGAAAAGGGATTACTTTGGATATTCCATATTTAGAAGACAAACTAAAAACCAAAATTGCTTTAGTCAGTTCAAGAAAAGGATTAGGAATTGAAGAATTAAAAGAGCTAATTGTTTCTTATAAAACCATTCCGAACGAACCTTGTTTGAACGCTTCTGTAATTGATCCTGAATATTTTCAAAATTTACAACACGCTTTTCCAAATCAATTGATGTATAAATTGTGGCTGGTCATTACACAGGATGTAAACTTCTCGAATTTAGACCGAAACGAAATCCGTAATACTTTTACCAAATCACATTCAGAATTAAAGCGTTTACAACAAAAAGAAACCATCAAAAGATATCAGTTTATTAATGATGTTTTAAAAGAGGGATTAAAAGTAGATACATCGAATGCAACAGATATTCGCGCCAAATTAGATCGCATTTTAACGCATAAAGTTTGGGGTTATGCCATTTTCTTTGCGATTTTGTTTTTGATTTTCCAATCTATTTTCAGCTGGTCCACTATCCCGATGGATTTTATTGACAGCACTTTTGCTTCTTTAAGCAGCTGGGTTGCAGAAGAACTTCCGAGTGGTATTTTAACCGATTTACTTTCTCAGGGAATTATTCCGGGAATTGGCGGTGTTATTATCTTCATTCCGCAAATTGCCTTTTTATTCCTTTTCATTTCAATTCTGGAAGAAAGCGGTTATATGAGTCGTGTGGTCTTTTTAATGGATAAAATCATGCGCCGATTTGGACTTTCAGGAAAAAGTGTTGTGCCTTTGATTTCAGGAACAGCTTGTGCAATTCCGGCAATTATGGCGACCAGAAATATCGAAAACTGGAAAGAACGCCTTATTACGATCTTAGTAACGCCGTTCACGACTTGTTCTGCAAGATTACCGGTTTATGCGATTATTATTTCGCTTGTAATTCCGAGTAAACGTGTTTTTGGAGTTTTAAATGTTCAGGGATTAACTTTAATGTTACTTTATGTTTTAGGATTTTTTATGGCGATTTTGTCTTCTTATATTTTAAATAAAGTTCTGAAATTAGAGTCTAAAACGTATTTCGTAGTCGAAATGCCAAGCTACAAAATGCCACTTTTGAAAAACGTAGGAATCAATGTTGTCGAAAAAACAAAAGCATTTATCGTTGGTGCCGGTAAAATTATCTTAGCCATATCTGTTATTTTATGGTTCCTGGCTTCTTACGGGCCTGGGAAAGAATTTAATGATGCCGAAAACATTGTAAAAGAAAGATTTGCCAATACCACTTTGGATGAAACGCAGTTTGAAAACGAAGTAAACTCTCAAAAACTGGAAAACTCTTATATTGGTTTAATGGGAAGAGCAATCGAACCGGCAATTCAGCCTTTGGGTTACGACTGGAAAATCGGAATTGCTTTGATCAGTTCGTTTGCAGCCCGTGAAGTTTTCGTTGGAACATTGGCAACCATTTACAGTGTTGGAGATACCGATAACGAATCGACTATAAAAAGCAAAATGCAGGCGGAAATTCGTCCGGATACCGGAAAAAAAGTCTTTGATTTCCCAACAGGAATTTCTTTACTGTTATTTTATGCTTTTGCGATGCAATGTGCCAGTACATTGGCCATTACCAAAAAAGAAACCAACTCATGGAAATGGCCGGCAATGCAGTTAGGATTCATGAGTGCGTTAGCTTACTTTAGCGCATTAATTGCGTATCAACTTTTAAAATAA